The Camelus dromedarius isolate mCamDro1 chromosome 17, mCamDro1.pat, whole genome shotgun sequence DNA window GGCAGGTCTAGCTGAAGAGATGGTGTATGTGCAACAAACAGCTACGGGACTGTTCAAGGCCCAGCAAGCTCAGAGTTAATTAAGCAAGGTGGTGTCCAGGTGTGGAATGTGAGTACCGAGGTCTGTTCCCTGATGATGTAGATGGCACCTTTTTGTTCCAGTTTCTCTTCTTCGAGAGATGTGGCCTGCATGGCTATCTGCCACCGCCAGTGTCCGGCAGCCATGGCCTTCTGCTTCCTGGAGACCTTATGGTGGGAATTCACAGCTTCCTATGACACCACCTGCATTGGCCTAGCCTCCAGGCCGTATGCCTTTCTTGAATTCGGTTTGTAATCTTTCGTATTTATTGTTCTCTCATGGCATTGTGTATGTAGAATTTACATTTTGGATTTGGCTTTGGCTTTGACCATCAGGGAAAACCACTGGAGGGGCAGTAATGTGTCACTGGAGAACAGCCTTGTACCATGAGATTTCATAGCAACAAACATAGCCTGAAAGCTTAGAGGTTCAACACTCTGGCTTTTCATCTCTTCAGAGCCtaggggcagggtgggaggaatGGCGAAACATGTATTGGTTATTCTGGAGCAAAGGTCAGCAAACTGTGAGCTGAGGGCgcgtttttgtaaataaagtagAACACAGctgtgttcattttatttcaggCTGTTTTTTGCCCTTCCCTGTCGGAGGTgagcagttgtgacagagaccatctGGGGCCTAGAAGCCTAAAACATTGACTCTCTGGCACTTGGAGAACAGTTTACCAACCTGAACCTCTGCTCTCAAGCAGTGTTGCTCAGGGGTGGTACGGAGACTCATTCTCCCAGCGTGAGGGACGTACAGAAAGCGAGAATAAGTGCTTAGAAATTCTTACAGTAGTTTGACactctggggattttttttttgttatattttaccaaaatatcCACCTGCAACcatttggaaataagaaaaaaactggtCCTGTGCTCAgaactttgagaagcactgctctggaAGAGGATACTCCTTTTCTGGGCCCTGCCAGAGAGGCTGAGGGCTTTGGAACCCAGTGTGACAATTACAGCATTTGCATTGTTCCTCTCAGGTGTGATTCCAGTCATTTTGAGCTCTTGGAGAGCAGGAGCAGAGGTGGGAATTGGGGGCCACTCTCTGGTCTTGGAGTAAATTGCCATGGTCCCTGGGATGCTCTTGAACGAGGGGCTGGTAGCGTTTGGTATTAAGGATCAGGTGCAGGGCCTGCCACTTATGCCTCCTGGGAGCTGCTGCTCACATCCCCTCATGCAGTCTATGGCTGGCCCATTAGGGATGGGGCCAGCACCCTCTTTGATGTCACTTGAAGGTACTGGGAACCCCCTGGTacgtctctccccacccctccagtaCACCTGTGACGTAGACCATGAGTTCTGCACTGGGTCTCCCTAGTCCAGAGCTGCTCTCAAGCCCCACTTCTCCCAAAGAGAGCAGGCTGTCCCCAGGCAGACGACAGCTGCAACATCCCCTGGCTGTCATTTGATTGGCAGCTGGTGGACCTGTGTTTTTCTCTCCCCTCATCTCTGCATGTGCCTTCCTTCCAAAGTGGTGGGCGTGGTATGACAGGAACCCCTTCCCAGCATCACATTTACTTGTTATTCAGTGAGAGTAGAATATAAGTAAAAGTATGTGGATGCTAGAATTATAAATGATTTTGCTTCACCAGTGTGTAtgaaacttcatttaaaatatttattaaacttgGTAATGGATTAATACTAATGTAAATAAAAGAGTTAAAACCAATGCCTTTCAAATGTATGATCCTGGTTTGTACAATTTACTCACATTCATTTGTAATTTCTTATCTCAGACACCTTTTCTTAAGATAATCAGGTTAAGAATAACTGTCTAGATTTCTCAAGCTTAGAAATATTCTGTGAATAGCCTCGGATTGTACTATGAGTCATGTCTGAGCTAGGACTCAAGCCCCTGTCCCTGACTGCCTTGGCACTGAGATTCTGACAGACAGACTGtcacattttaattattctcCTCTGAAAGGTTGATGAGACTGGTCACGGTGTGCCCTAATCATTTGACCTCTGTGTAGAGCTCGGCATTCTGATTCAGGATCTGGCTGACTTACTAGCTTGCCTAGAAACGTAAACCTCACTGTTCACGTACTGTCTTATACCATTACTGTGATGAAAACACTCAGCTTGGGCTGCTTTCTTTTTGCAGACGGCATCATTCAGAAAGTGAAGTGGCATTTTAACTATGTAAGTTCCACCCAGATGGAGAGCAGCTTAGAGAGAATTCAGGAGGAACTCAAGTTCCAGCCCCCGGTGGTTCTCTCTCTGGAGGACACAGATGTGGCTAACGGGGTGGTGAACGGTCACCCACGGGTGACCTTGGAGCCTGGTAAGTGGCCTGCTGCTCTTTTATGTTGATGAAGATGAGGTAATAGTGTGTGTTTCACGTGCACATTGATTGTTTTACTAGGAGGGGCTTGGGGCCCGGGGGGCAGCGTATAAAATATGTGGGGGAAAACATGGACTGATCTTGTTTCCAGGTGGTAATAAAAAGCTTGACTGTTGTGACAGTGAGTTGATCTGAGGAGAGGCAGCCCTTCTGATGAGATGCAAGACAAGAATGACTTGGCAGGGTGTTTTTCTTAACCAGGGTGAAATCTGCATGTTTAAATGTTATAAAGGagattttcattctcttttgctgGAAGTCCCTTTACTGAACTGTACAGATTTGTACAtattcctcctttcccctttgacaGTAAGTCCTtatctcatcacttaggaaacaTTGCATATCTCCAGGGAGAAACCCCTGCCCTTCTTGAAGGAGGAGCGGGGCTCTAGGGATGCGAGTGGGCAGGGGCCAGAGCCAGGGCTTCTAGAGCTCTCATTGCCTGGTTCTCTGTGCGACCTGGGGACATCCCTCTATGCATTTCCGAGTCCTCTGAGGAATGCGGTGTTAATGAACATGCTCACAGTTACTTAATCTGGTGGTAACACCGGTCGCTCCTCAATGCCTGGCACGTAACAAAGCATGCTTTTTTGCATTCCTTGTTTATAATTACACACAGTTAAACCAATGTCTGATTAAGGTGGATATTTACATTCTAAGAATTCTGTAATGGTGTTAAGAGCTGCATCCTTCTCTGAAAGACAGAGCTGTCTACACTATAACAGTCTAATAATTACTTTGTTTTAACAGTTTTATACTAAACTCCctacttgaattttaaaagtgatgTATTAAAAATGTTGACATTTTTGGCTTAACTTTGTGTTTTGACTTGACTTATTTCAACTAGTAAATTCCTGGACTGGTTTTTATGCCATTCAGTCAGTTGTTATGATTTACATTGGGATTGAACTTAACTTTTGTGGAAGACTGGGTAATTGAGCCCCAAGTTTCTCCTTTGCCATATCTGAAGACAGGGTAACTttgtgatttctgttttgttttttaactacaTATCAAATCCAGAAAGTGTCACCTTGCCTGTCTTTCTAGGACGTTTTACTGTGGTTTGACTCCCCCTATTCTCCTGAGGCTAGAATCTTTACAGGTAGCGTGTTCTGTTCTAACAGGAACTTTGAATTGCTCAGTGGAAACTCTAACACACTAACAGTAGGCATCAGTTGGGTTGTGGctagacatttgtgtgtgtgtatgcgtatgTGGGAAATGTAAGGACCAGAAAGGATGACTTAGACAGAGCAAAGCAAGAGAATAGGGGGGATACCATTTAATTGAGTGAACCAGAATCAAGTTCAGAGTTATCTTTAAAGAGAGGATGATCATTTGTTCTAATTAAGAGTTCCAGAAACAGCTTATAGCTGAAATAATCAatatttccctcctcttcccaatTATTTTGGAACTTAGAAGATTGCATTTGCTGTCAATTGCTCTAGAAGCAATGTGACACCGACTATTGTCCTTGTCAGAAAAAGAGTGGAACATTTTACAAGCTGAGGGTTGAGGTGTGTAATAGAAATGTTTCAGAATTTGACAACCAATTTACAACTAAAGCCCTAAATTGCTTTAAATCAGGATTTCTTGACCTAAGCCCTGTTGACATTTTGTACTGGGTacttctttgttgtgggggctgtcttgtgcattgcaggatgtttagaagcattCGTGGCCCAGTGGGGACAACCCAGAATGTCTCTAGACGTTACCAAATGTCCACTGAGGGGCCACATCGTCtcaggctgagaaccactgctttaaataGGAAGGAAATGAAGCACTTGAAAGACCTGTGCTTGCTCAGAGAAGGGCCTCTTTCTGGAAGAAAGTCACCTCGGATCCCCAAATCCATTCTGTCCTtcatttcttgcctcttccttcctctaactacagctgcttttaaaattagtatGTTTGTAATTGCGTGTTTAACATAATAAGCCTATCGTTAGTGGAGGGCTAGTTaatgtctttgtttatttttctttcatatagaaattattttcactagacacgtcttttttttttttttttttttttcatttgaagctCCTAATTTCCGAATGGAACCAGTGACGGCCCTGGGTGTCCTCTCCCTTATCCTCAACATCATGTGTGCTGCTCTGAACCTCATTCGTGGAATTCACCTCGCAGAACATTCTTTACAGGTAACCTCTTCTAGACAGTTTAAGCTGAAAGACACAcaatggaagaaataaatatatattctttgtaaGGTTACTAtgcactaaattttaaaaattcaagtaaaatttttatttctaatcttaGTCTTTATAGTAAGTTGAACAAATAAGAAACTTGCTTTTTTGTGTCTACTTTCCTAAGAAGCCGAAGGGGTCTGCTGGGATATTGGTGAGAAATGGACAACTTGCTACGAGGACATTAGGCCACCCTGTGGTCTCAGAGACCCCAGGAGTCCCTCCAGGGGCTGGATTGTTCATCCAGGGTGAGAGTTGGACTCTCAGACTTTAAGATTCAGGCTCtttttcctccaggaagacttATCTCATACTCTGATTTATGTCATGCAAATACCAGCCTTCCAGTGTGTTGGTCTAAAGAACTTTATCAGTACGAAGTTGATTTGCCAACCTGCTCATCTCAAAGCAACTTCCTGTATCAGtgctttttaaatagtatttttaaattttgaagtattTCAAACACTTAAAGAAAAGTATAGAACCATTATGAACATGAACAGATagatgttacttttaaaaatggagtcATAATGCTCACACCCCTGCGAGCACTGATTAAAGTCTGAAGTGCAGCTGAGGTTGGGGCTTACGGAGAGCGAGCTGGCTGGAGATTGGCAGCAGGCTTGTGCTGTGAGTGGTGACTGCCTGTTTCCACAGCCCGTCTTAGGCCAGTGTGTGGTGTGGGTCCCACCCCTATTATTTGTGATTACCCATAAGCACATACTTACCAAGCACTGGAACAAGTGCTTGGTTAAGGCATAGTCCCCACTTCGGGGCTCAAAGCAGAATGTGGTGACATCACTAAGGAGGTGGCAGtacctgggggtgggaggaattAGAGAAAGCTTAGCACTGACAGATGAGTAGTATTTTGAGAGGTGGCAGGGTCGTGGGACAGGAGGGCGCCCTGTGTGACCAGGCCTTTCAGAAGGATTTCATGTCACCCTCTGTTCTGGTATGTGAACGAGGACCTGTTTTCACTGAGCTCAGGATTTTGTACCGTCAACCATCCAGACCCAATGAAGAGTAAAGTGTTTCATGTCATAgtgtttcctttcttctaaaCACTCCTTTTCTTGTGttcctcttatttcttttaggttgcacatGAAGAAATTGGAAATATTCTGgcttttcttattccttttgtAGCCTGCATTTTCCAGGTGGGTGAAACATTGATGTTTTAGTGAGTGGGTTAAACCCATGGCCTTATTTTGTTCTCCAATGGAACCATCAACAAGTTTCTTGATCCTGCTTTTGGTCCACCAACGCCTTGGTTCAGATCATGACCAGTAACAGCCCTTAGTGGGTCCATTTCTGTCTGAAGctgtcattttacagagaaaagaccCTTGGACTCAGAAAGGGAAAGCCACCTGCCCTAGGCCACAGGGGCCTTGACAGTGCAGGACAGAAACCAGGAATTTGGACTTGACTCCCAAGAAGCGAGCAAGGAGAATGTGGTGGGGATTAGGTTGGGCCTGACCAGTGTGAGGCAGGGTCTCGCCTCGTGATTACTATCAAGGGAGTCCAAATACAGAAATATCCCTCTGCAGAAGTGACACTTATGTATGCGTGTTTTTTTCCAAACACAGCACTGGGTAAAAGATTTGTAGTTTTTAATAGTCATACTGTCTGAGTCAAATCTGTGCttaggaaatgaaacaaaaattataacactAACTAAAGCACTTTGATTTTTAGTTAGTTATTTTCAAATAAGCTGTACATCTAAAGAGTAAGATAAAAAGGAGATATGACTCCCCTATAGGCAGAGTTAATTCTAGTAAAAACCTGACTCTCTTTCCTCATCCTCCACATGGGCTAGGATTTTGGTACCTTTGCTGCATGTTTAAGCTGcttcttcatcctttttttttttaattaaaatttctgttctcaggacacttcctttctcttccacatATGTCCCTAGATGGCTTGTTTTTAAGAATTACCTGATTGTGCAGAAAGAAGTTTTCAACCCGAGATTGAAAAATGCActcattttttagaaaacaagTCTCCAAAACCTTGGGTGTTGCCAAGAGGAGTTTCCTGGAGCTTGCATTTGAGGGCTGCAGGGATTTTGCAGTACCACCTTCCTTCCCTCAACTGCAGCCTCACTTGGATAGCTCTTTCAGCAGGAAACTCTCTCCCCACCACTGTAGCTTGAGCTTTTGTCAAATTGCTCTGTGTTTTGAgggggtggatttttttttttttaaatatggaaccAAAAACCATTTCCACCTTTTGCAGAACAAGAATGGCCTCTTCCTGTGTGGTAGCCCCACATGAAATATCAGTCCCTCTGCCCACTGTGAGACTCTTCCCTGACTCACAGGTGTTTTTGAAGGTGTACTGAGAAGGCTGTCTAGGGAACAGTGGTCCCCGGTGTAGTTGTAACTCAGGAAGAACTAAGAGGAAAAGCACGGCTTCTCTCACTGGCTTTCCCACCTATTATGACTGCCCTGAAGGGAAGACTTGTTTGGAGGCCAGGCACTCTTGTGAGGGTGTCCCAGCCTGGCTGTCTGCCCTCACCTGCACCTCTTCTTTCTCTGCAGCCTAGCCTGGGCGTTTGTCTGTGTTTCTTAAATTCCTTCAAGAGTGCTGTGTTCTAGCTCCTCCTGTGACATCTATTTCACTTCTCTTGTCTCTTCCAAATCCCCACTTTCATCCAGTGATTAGCAGCAGCTGATCCAGTGAGTCCAGGCTTCACTGTAGTGAACTGAGTTTCATAACTAACGTGTGTGAGAGGACACTGCAGGGCGGGTGCAGTAAGTGAGCCTTGCGCCTGACCTTGTGGCCACTTGCTTATCTCTGATTGGACTTCCTCTTCTGGTGTCATTTCAGTGTTACTTGTACCTGTTCTACAGTCCCGCCAGGACTACgaaggtggtgctgatgctgctctTTATTTGCCTGGGCAACGTGTACCTGCATGGGCTGAGGAACCTCTGGCAAATCCTTTTCCACATAGGAGTGGCTTTTCTGTCTTCATATCAGATACTGACGAGGCAGCTTCAGGAGAAGCAGGCTGACTGTGGAGTGTGAGGATGATGTTACGGGAAGAAGGGGTCCTTAGACTTTCTTACCAGGGTgatctgtgttttgcttttttgcttcTCAACTTCACCTCAAGTTTCCATCCTTGAAGCTTCTTTCGACCAAAGGGTACTGATCCCAAGAACTGGGGATGTTAAAACAGGTGCGGTTGAAGGCATCAGCTGAAGGCATGAACCCAGTTCCGGTTTTGTGCTGAGCATTACTGCAGAATCTCCAGTTCAGCACCTTTACTTCAGACAGCGAAATCTGGGGGCTCATCCACAAAGAGCATTGTTGGAAGatcaaaatggaattattttgGTCTTTTAAATTGAGTGATGCAATAAACAACTAGATTAAATAGCACTAGCTTTAGTAATTGGCAGTTGTCTCTGAGGaaccatttaaaaatctgtatcagCTTTTCAGTCTAAATGTGACTTGGTTAGTTTTTTTAGAGGGTTAGTACAGGGtgaattaaaaactttaaaaagtggtTTATAACTATAAGCTAGAtaaattttgtttacattttttgatAACTTAGGTCTGATATGATACcttaagaatatttaaatatattttggatataaattGAATTTATCATCATCTAGGGTCAGGACACACTTAAGCTGCGAAAATGGCTAAGAAAGCTGAGtgtatttaacttacatataacCTTTTATGGTGGTGGGACTGTGGGGGTACAgaaatgttttgtatttatttgcagGGTATagctgaacattttaaaaattaattgagtAACAAGTGCTACTGGATCATAAACTTATAAGCAAGAGCAAAAAGGAGAATTTCAGGATTCCTTGCTGCCAGCCACAGACTGGAATAGGTGAGTCATGCAGATCCACACAGACATTTCACATCACAGGTGGGACAGGCTGCTGTCATCAGCTTTGTACATGGTAGCCAAGTGCCTGTCAATTGAATGATGTTGTTTAGTACTTGACCCTGTGTGCTTGTTCTCGGAAGACCTCCCAAATCATTTACTCCTCTGCACCTTTCCCAGTCTTCTTAATTAGATTAAgggcctcatttttttttatgagtaAGAGTGAATTGTGTGTTAGCTTTTTTTCAAAGctgtataaagatgtaattaaccctgtgctctgaaaagttactttgctttttctcattGTCAATGTTGACTGATAATAGTTTTCCAAAATCTAGATCTTAATGTGATCCCTTTGGTCTCTGGAAATTTCAACCTGGGTTGTCCAGTACCATTCAGGAGGCCACTTGGGGAGTTTGTCTTTTGGATTGTTCTTGGTAGAAGTCTGGAATCTGAATAGCTCCACCACAGTTGCATGGAGTACTTTGGGTTGAGTTATATGGTCTTGATAAATAAAAAAATCCTATTTTGGCAGTTGTTAAAAGTCAAAAACCATTGCGAGAGTTAGTGAGTCAATTGGGAAAGTAAGGATGCCATTTTAGGGAATTCAGTTGTGCTTGGTCATTGCTAGTGGTGTATTGTTCTTAAGCCACCTTggtgtcactttaaaaaaaaacgcAAGTTCATGTGACTAGGAACTGTGTTGGGAAAATGTTGCcatggtaattttattttcttacaatagAATGTCCTATTTTTAATCAGACAATATGTGAAAGCTATATTGGCAAATCCTCAGATGTAAACTTCAGAGTTGCCTCTCCACTGATTTTGCGTCTGCTTAATTTTCTGTGTAGCCAGCAGGTGAATTTTCAGGCTTTCTGGGACGTAATTTTGAAGAGATGGTGAAATAGAATGGGAAGCTAAGGAGGGGAGACAAATCTTTTTATATTagaagcacacacacaaatctttaAAAGGTGGTTAGAACAGCTTACaaatgtattgttttcttttcgAGCCcatgtgcttttggtgttgcCTGGTAGCCCTGTACCCCAGATGCTCTGGGGTCTGAACCTGTGATCCACATTCAGCAAGGAGTGAAGAACAATCCTTGCAGAGGAGCCCCTCCTGCCCTAATGGAGAGGTTATCCACACATGGCTGAATGTGGTCTTAATCAATTGACATCTACACGGGGCTTGAGATTTACTTTtgcaaacaaaagggaaaaaaagatgcacTCAACAAAATAATGAGCACATAAACATTATCTAACTGAAATCCAGCTAAGAGACATCTCAGCTCACTGGAGGAAGAGGCTAATGATAGGAAAGGCATTCTGGAGATTTGATCCAAGGGAAATCTCAGGATCAGGGTTGACTTGGTTCACGCCTGGAGTTTTGTAGGCACCAGTGTCATCTTTGACCCCACATTACAGAAGTTACCCTCACTGCACCGTGGACCTTTGTTTTAGCTGTTCTAGCACGTTTGTTTTCTCAGTGGTTAAATGCTCCCCACCCAACCGACCTCACAGGGCTAGATCTGGAAATAGATGAAACAGTGTTGGAAAAACCTTAACAGTGCCTTCTGGTATCACATGCCACAAGATCTTGAGCATCAGAGTGTGTAATGTCCCATCTGCTGTGTCCGGGCAGTAATGTGGCTCTCGGGCCTGGTTTCCCAACCAAAGGGCTAAATCCCAAAGGGTTCTCCTTCCACAAGAATGCTAGGAGGGAACAGCTAGACTCTGCTTTTCCTTCCTCAGCTAGCCATACTGTGCCAGGTGCCATGCTTGGGTTTCTTTTCCTGGGTCAGGACAGTTGCGGGCATAT harbors:
- the SEC22C gene encoding vesicle-trafficking protein SEC22c isoform X1, whose amino-acid sequence is MSMILFACVVRVRDGLPLSASTDFYHTQDFLECRRRLKTLALRLAQYPGRGSAEGRDFNIHFSSSRDVACMAICHRQCPAAMAFCFLETLWWEFTASYDTTCIGLASRPYAFLEFDGIIQKVKWHFNYVSSTQMESSLERIQEELKFQPPVVLSLEDTDVANGVVNGHPRVTLEPAPNFRMEPVTALGVLSLILNIMCAALNLIRGIHLAEHSLQVAHEEIGNILAFLIPFVACIFQCYLYLFYSPARTTKVVLMLLFICLGNVYLHGLRNLWQILFHIGVAFLSSYQILTRQLQEKQADCGVV
- the SEC22C gene encoding vesicle-trafficking protein SEC22c isoform X2 codes for the protein MAICHRQCPAAMAFCFLETLWWEFTASYDTTCIGLASRPYAFLEFDGIIQKVKWHFNYVSSTQMESSLERIQEELKFQPPVVLSLEDTDVANGVVNGHPRVTLEPAPNFRMEPVTALGVLSLILNIMCAALNLIRGIHLAEHSLQVAHEEIGNILAFLIPFVACIFQCYLYLFYSPARTTKVVLMLLFICLGNVYLHGLRNLWQILFHIGVAFLSSYQILTRQLQEKQADCGVV